The Brevinematia bacterium DNA segment CTCCTATCGTGCTACTTAGAAAGAAAAAGAATACCAAAATATCAGAGCTTGTTGCTCCTAGAAACCCCTTTTTAGGTTGCATGTTACCCTACTCACCACTGCACGTTCTTCTTATGGAAGAAGTTAAGATACCTTTAGTATGCACAAGTGGTAATATCTCGGATGAACCTATATGTATAGACAACGATGAAGCACTTCAAAGGCTTATGGGCATAGCTGATTACTTTCTTATACACGATCGTAAGATAGTTAGGCATGTTGACGATAGCGTAATAAGAATTACTCCTTCAGGAAATAGTCTTCTCTTAAGAAGGGCAAGAGGTTTCGTTCCTAGGCCTATTACACTCAGTAGAAAACTACCAAACATCCTAGCTGTTGGTGGACACCTTAAAAACACAGTTGCAGTTTCTACTGATAACTATGTAATTCTTAGCCAACACATCGGAGATTTGGAAACTCTTGAGTCCGTAAAGGCATTTGAGAGGAGTGTCAACGATCTATTGAGATTCTACGAAATAAAGCCTAGATACATCGTCTGTGATCTACACCCAGATTACTATTCTACTCAGTTTGCAGAGGCACTTTCCGAAAAGTTAGAAGTTCCATTGCTGAAGGTTCAGCACCATCTAGCTCACATCCTATCCGTCACTGCTGAAAATGATTCTCTTGGTGAGAAAGTAATAGGCGTTGGATGGGATGGCACAGGGTATGGAATGGACGGTGAAATGTGGGGAAGTGAATTCTTTCTAGTTTCTGATGGAAAGTTTGAAAGAGTATTTCACTTTCTTCCTATACCCCTTGTAGGCGGTGAAAAAGCTATCAGAGAGGTATACAGAATAGGAATAGCCTTATTACTTCTATCTTCACAACTAGACGAAGCAGAAAGGATTTTTGGTAACAGAAGCAACTTTAACCAAATTGTGAGTATGTATAAGAAAGGAATGTATGTAAAATCTTGTGGTGCGGGAAGACTTTTTGATGGAGTTTCGTCAATACTTGGTATCTCAGAACACTCAAACTTTGAAGGACAATCAGCTATGGAGTTAGAGTTTGCTCTTTATTCCTCAAGAGAAAGTAACGTGGGAGAATATGAATATGAAATCAATGGTAAAACTGTTGATTGGAGAAATATCGTAATAGGCATAGTAAAGGATCTCAAAGATGGTGTCCCCAGAGAGACAATAAGCCTGAAGTTTCACAACACCATGGTTAAGATAATAGAGGATTGCGTTTCCAAAATAGCTAAATTCTCCTTATGTAACAAAGTTGCGTTAAGTGGTGGAGTATTCCAAAACAGCTATATTCTTGACACTGTGATAAGGAGACTTGAAGAGAGTGGTTTTAGTGTGATGGTTAACAGGAAAGTTCCTCCAAATGACGGAGGGATTTCACTAGGACAGGTCGTATATCCTCTGTTTATATCGCACCGCACCTAACTGCTCTGGAGAATAGATCTAGAACACCAAAATTCCTACTTCTCACCTAAGTTTTCAAATCTTGAAGATCTCTTATAATATATTATGTAAGGCATGGAAGAAAACTCTCTTTTTGGACCAGATTGGCCTAACTCTAAGCAAGAAACTAATTCTAACAAGCTTAAAAAGAAACTAGACTACCTTTACGAACTTTACTGCACTCCTGAGTTTATACTTTCCGATCCTATACAATTTGTCTATAGATTTAGCGAAGAGAGAGATAAAGAGGTAGCTGGATTTATAGCTTCTGTCATGTCTCAGGGAAAAAGAGAGAAGATAATTTCAAAAACCGAGGAACTGCTCTTTAATGTAATGAAGGGGACACCTTACGAATATACCATCAACTTTGACATTGATAGTTTACCCGATAAGTTGAGGAATTTTTCGTATTTTGCATATAGGAACATCTTGGGGGAAGAAATCGGCTATGTGATTTATTCTGTTGGAAAGGTTCTAAGAAGATGGGGAAGCCTTAAGAACCTGTTTTACGAGGCATATCAGAATAACAAAAGTTCAAAAAACGTAAGAGAAATTCTTATCTATGTTGTTGATAAGATGTTGGGGTGGAATAATTCTCTATCTTCAGCTATCTACTCGCTTATTCCTACTCCTAAAAGAGGTAGTGCCTGTAAGAGACTTAATATGTTTCTTAGATGGATGGTTAGGAAGGATAGAGTCGACACTGGGTTGTGGAGTGATGTTATTCCAACATCTGCATTAGTGATACCTCTTGACTTTCATGTTTTAAGAGTCTCCAGAGAGTTTGGCTTGACAAAAAGGAACCAAAACGATTGGTTAACTGCTGAAGAAATAACAGAAAAACTAAAGGAGTTTGATCCAATGGATCCCATTAAGTACGACTTTGCAATATTTGGATACGGCGTGACTAGAAAAGATATCAACTCCTAAGCTCTAAAAACTGATAACACTTTTATCTCTCAGCTAACAATATTTCTCCCATCTTCTACTTCCTACCTTTCTTAGCATTAAAGAAGCATTGTAATAAAATTTTGAGTATTCTTGTTTAATATTCTTTGGAGTTTGAGGAGG contains these protein-coding regions:
- the hypF gene encoding carbamoyltransferase HypF, which produces MNDTKRFLIEVKGLVEGVGFRPFVYRVAKKLGLGGWVKNDTKGVLIEVEGKESKIEEFLNTIKTLHPKASEILSIHISEIPSLGEKEFSILQSVKSKEKFPIIPPDIGICDKCREELLNRSDRRFLYPFINCTDCGPRFSIVEDVPYDRNNTSMKEFEMCPTCKEEYENIRSRRFHAQPIACFTCGPNISLLDANQSRVIERQDFSENGLRDYTRKTIIETSRLIFQGNIIALKGIGGFQLVCRADIDDVVRKLRTRKRREEKPFAVMFRRIKDIEDYCYISPKEREILSSYIAPIVLLRKKKNTKISELVAPRNPFLGCMLPYSPLHVLLMEEVKIPLVCTSGNISDEPICIDNDEALQRLMGIADYFLIHDRKIVRHVDDSVIRITPSGNSLLLRRARGFVPRPITLSRKLPNILAVGGHLKNTVAVSTDNYVILSQHIGDLETLESVKAFERSVNDLLRFYEIKPRYIVCDLHPDYYSTQFAEALSEKLEVPLLKVQHHLAHILSVTAENDSLGEKVIGVGWDGTGYGMDGEMWGSEFFLVSDGKFERVFHFLPIPLVGGEKAIREVYRIGIALLLLSSQLDEAERIFGNRSNFNQIVSMYKKGMYVKSCGAGRLFDGVSSILGISEHSNFEGQSAMELEFALYSSRESNVGEYEYEINGKTVDWRNIVIGIVKDLKDGVPRETISLKFHNTMVKIIEDCVSKIAKFSLCNKVALSGGVFQNSYILDTVIRRLEESGFSVMVNRKVPPNDGGISLGQVVYPLFISHRT
- a CDS encoding TIGR02757 family protein — translated: MEENSLFGPDWPNSKQETNSNKLKKKLDYLYELYCTPEFILSDPIQFVYRFSEERDKEVAGFIASVMSQGKREKIISKTEELLFNVMKGTPYEYTINFDIDSLPDKLRNFSYFAYRNILGEEIGYVIYSVGKVLRRWGSLKNLFYEAYQNNKSSKNVREILIYVVDKMLGWNNSLSSAIYSLIPTPKRGSACKRLNMFLRWMVRKDRVDTGLWSDVIPTSALVIPLDFHVLRVSREFGLTKRNQNDWLTAEEITEKLKEFDPMDPIKYDFAIFGYGVTRKDINS